From the Gallaecimonas kandeliae genome, one window contains:
- a CDS encoding DUF6701 domain-containing protein, producing the protein MRRFLAALLSVLALAARADVVLEGPMEVGDNGTNALSPTTLVSVSGGSFVANHPIHFTLSQALTVTGISLVGEQGLDAGASFVVWDPSGNLVISQLASDSAGSRDSISGSWTLPAGDYQMAIWGQCFNSSGYVNSRYKSNCYDWDDFSFDSVRLTASAGSNNFHFIERRHIGDSTDASRWFPSAPSGTYSVNDFSLSQQVELDQLRLFNVRDLDSANGDYVKLVNADSGVELARGYLYDNGDLTFDASMKLDAGNYLLYVVSHKSKGDYDDISWDDIVLSYSPIDTGTGILNACQIALPYPAQGRRNSHSISFSSSSNQILGSDGGAIGYKQGQIKQANSQSCDGDACYAAGITDELGFPDSPFPLSGGQDLSVGYQQSKVIKAGDPSQYNNISTAYQSTLDIQQSGLKIKNLNLGSGRGGNDYTVKLASGDYWIENLTMQGDTRIELAGPVRLFVNKVTLSSASYLNSPGRQQSGNPGQLLMVVYDSLTAGDGSTLTGLVYQMDNPNSNQNSISFGPASYLFGRISARDISLGYGSVIDSSHYPSCDNTASVDHYRLVYSSQALTCSPATVKVQACLDADCSAFFEGGASLSLTPVGQWGADPVSLGSSGEAQISLTQTTAGTVQLGLAGASPSAPLSCLRDGMPDPSCSLSFADSGFIFDVPDLVAGRPQGNILVKAVKKDDSSQQCVAAFASTTKTLAFWSDYVDPGSSDRVASLPVAVNDTNVGTSQAGATALPLSFDSQGQASISVRYPDAGLMQLNARYDGSGSDAGLVMTGSDQFVSRPAGLCVRPQDLAGECAAGDASCNVFRYAGEAFPLTVTAMAWQQDGDSDYCDNGAVTPSYRQSGITLGATLLAPSGGSAGSVAIASYDHPMASDAKASVQQSVSEVGVFRFTATPPSYFGTTIPVGQSQPVGRFVPKTVALSGATLAEGCGTFTYMGQPVLLGGTLTAQSATGGQVHNYEGDFAKGGLTFVSEFAGADQSARIPSPTTGVLAWSQGQALVNDLPQQLDRLADNSPDGPFSDVPLGVLFDDGEGSISRKTAMASPDMSLTGGQAWGAIASLRYGRALLEDASGPEDEDLPLQLGTQYWNAGHFVANLDDSCTAVAPADISITANPDSLATSPGGAGGTLAAGISPYGALKLTAPGSQGQVTIKAAVAAWLQYAWDPAGGQQDPTATGYFGRFRGNDRQIYWQEKWGGSPP; encoded by the coding sequence ATGAGACGCTTCTTGGCTGCCTTGTTGTCGGTGCTGGCCCTGGCGGCCAGGGCCGACGTGGTCCTCGAAGGGCCCATGGAGGTGGGTGACAATGGCACCAATGCCTTGTCGCCCACCACCTTGGTCAGCGTCTCAGGCGGCAGCTTTGTCGCCAATCACCCCATCCATTTCACCCTCAGCCAGGCCTTGACGGTGACCGGCATCAGCCTGGTGGGGGAGCAGGGGTTGGATGCGGGGGCCAGCTTCGTGGTCTGGGACCCCTCCGGCAACCTGGTGATAAGCCAGTTGGCCAGCGACAGTGCCGGCAGCCGCGACAGCATCTCGGGGAGCTGGACGCTGCCGGCCGGCGACTACCAGATGGCCATCTGGGGCCAGTGCTTCAACAGCAGCGGCTATGTGAATAGCCGTTACAAGAGTAACTGCTATGACTGGGACGATTTCAGCTTCGACTCGGTGCGCCTGACCGCAAGCGCTGGCAGCAACAATTTCCATTTCATAGAACGGCGCCATATCGGCGACAGCACAGACGCCAGCCGCTGGTTCCCATCAGCGCCGTCCGGTACCTACAGCGTCAACGACTTTTCCCTGAGCCAGCAGGTCGAACTTGACCAGTTGCGGCTGTTCAATGTGCGGGACCTGGACAGCGCTAATGGCGACTATGTGAAATTGGTGAACGCTGATAGTGGCGTAGAACTGGCTCGAGGCTATCTGTACGACAATGGCGACCTTACCTTCGATGCGAGCATGAAACTGGATGCGGGCAACTACCTGCTCTACGTGGTTAGTCATAAGAGCAAGGGCGACTACGACGACATCAGCTGGGACGATATCGTCCTCAGCTACAGCCCCATCGACACCGGCACCGGCATCCTCAACGCCTGCCAGATAGCCTTGCCTTACCCGGCCCAGGGCCGCAGGAACAGCCACAGCATCAGCTTTTCATCCAGCAGCAACCAAATCCTCGGCAGCGACGGCGGTGCCATCGGCTACAAACAGGGGCAGATCAAGCAGGCCAATAGCCAGAGCTGTGACGGCGACGCCTGCTACGCCGCCGGCATCACCGACGAGTTGGGCTTCCCCGATTCCCCCTTCCCCCTCAGTGGCGGCCAGGATCTCAGCGTTGGCTACCAGCAGAGCAAGGTCATCAAGGCGGGGGATCCCAGCCAATACAACAACATCAGTACCGCCTATCAATCGACCTTGGACATCCAACAATCGGGGCTGAAAATCAAGAACCTGAACCTCGGCAGCGGCCGTGGCGGCAACGACTATACGGTGAAGCTGGCCTCGGGGGACTACTGGATTGAAAACCTGACGATGCAGGGCGACACCCGCATCGAGCTGGCAGGCCCGGTGCGCCTCTTCGTCAACAAGGTGACCCTGAGTTCGGCCAGCTACCTCAACAGTCCTGGCCGCCAGCAATCCGGCAACCCAGGCCAGTTGTTGATGGTGGTCTACGACTCCCTGACCGCGGGCGACGGCTCCACCCTGACCGGCCTGGTCTACCAGATGGACAACCCCAACAGTAACCAGAACAGCATCAGCTTCGGCCCTGCCTCCTACCTGTTCGGCCGCATCAGTGCCAGGGACATCAGCCTGGGTTATGGCTCGGTGATCGACAGCAGCCACTACCCCAGTTGCGACAACACGGCCAGCGTCGACCATTACCGGCTGGTCTACAGCAGCCAGGCCCTGACCTGCTCCCCCGCCACGGTGAAGGTGCAGGCCTGCCTGGACGCGGACTGCAGCGCCTTCTTTGAGGGCGGCGCCAGCCTCTCCCTGACCCCGGTCGGGCAATGGGGCGCCGACCCTGTGAGCCTCGGCAGCAGTGGCGAGGCCCAGATCAGCCTCACCCAGACCACGGCCGGCACGGTGCAGCTGGGCCTGGCCGGTGCCAGCCCCTCGGCGCCTCTTAGCTGCCTGCGCGACGGCATGCCCGACCCCAGTTGCAGCCTCAGCTTCGCCGACAGCGGCTTCATCTTCGATGTGCCGGATCTGGTCGCGGGCCGGCCCCAGGGCAACATCCTGGTCAAGGCGGTGAAGAAGGACGACAGCAGCCAGCAGTGCGTGGCGGCCTTCGCCAGCACCACCAAGACCTTGGCCTTCTGGTCCGACTATGTGGACCCGGGCAGCAGCGACAGGGTGGCCAGCCTGCCGGTGGCGGTGAACGATACGAACGTCGGCACCAGCCAGGCCGGCGCCACGGCCCTGCCGCTCAGTTTCGACAGCCAGGGCCAGGCCAGCATCAGCGTCCGCTACCCCGATGCCGGCCTGATGCAGCTTAACGCCCGTTATGACGGCAGTGGCAGCGACGCCGGCCTGGTGATGACGGGCTCAGATCAGTTCGTCAGCCGCCCGGCCGGACTCTGTGTCCGCCCCCAGGACCTGGCAGGGGAGTGTGCGGCAGGGGACGCCAGCTGTAATGTGTTCCGTTACGCAGGGGAGGCCTTCCCCTTGACGGTGACCGCCATGGCCTGGCAGCAGGACGGTGATAGCGACTACTGCGACAACGGCGCCGTCACGCCGAGCTACCGGCAGAGCGGCATCACCTTGGGGGCGACGCTGCTGGCCCCAAGCGGCGGCAGCGCCGGCAGTGTCGCCATCGCTAGCTATGACCACCCCATGGCCAGCGACGCCAAGGCCAGCGTGCAGCAGAGCGTGAGCGAAGTGGGGGTCTTCCGCTTCACCGCCACCCCCCCCAGCTATTTCGGCACCACCATTCCCGTTGGCCAGAGCCAGCCGGTCGGCCGCTTCGTGCCCAAGACGGTGGCGCTGAGCGGCGCCACCCTGGCCGAGGGCTGCGGCACCTTCACCTACATGGGCCAGCCGGTGCTGCTGGGGGGCACCCTGACGGCCCAAAGCGCCACCGGTGGCCAGGTCCATAACTATGAAGGAGACTTCGCCAAGGGCGGCCTGACCTTCGTCAGCGAATTCGCTGGCGCCGACCAATCGGCCCGCATTCCTTCGCCGACGACAGGCGTGCTGGCCTGGAGCCAGGGCCAGGCCCTGGTCAACGACCTGCCCCAGCAACTGGACAGGCTGGCGGACAACAGCCCGGACGGCCCCTTCAGCGATGTGCCCCTGGGGGTGCTGTTTGACGACGGTGAAGGCAGCATCAGCCGCAAGACGGCCATGGCCAGCCCGGACATGAGCCTTACCGGCGGCCAAGCATGGGGCGCCATCGCCTCACTGCGTTATGGCAGGGCCCTGCTGGAAGACGCCAGTGGCCCTGAGGACGAGGACTTGCCGCTGCAACTGGGCACCCAGTACTGGAACGCCGGCCACTTCGTGGCCAACCTCGACGACAGCTGCACCGCCGTGGCCCCGGCCGACATCAGCATCACAGCCAACCCCGATAGCCTGGCCACCAGCCCGGGCGGGGCCGGCGGCACCTTGGCGGCGGGCATCAGCCCCTATGGCGCCCTCAAGCTGACGGCGCCGGGCAGCCAGGGTCAGGTGACTATCAAGGCGGCGGTGGCGGCCTGGCTGCAATATGCCTGGGATCCGGCCGGCGGCCAGCAGGACCCGACGGCCACAGGTTATTTCGGCCGCTTCCGGGGCAACGACAGGCAGATCTACTGGCAGGAAAAGTGGGGCGGCAGCCCGCCCTGA
- a CDS encoding rod shape-determining protein has product MFKKLRGLFSNDLSIDLGTANTLIYVREKGIVLNEPSVVAIRQERAGGPKSVAAVGHAAKQMLGRTPGNIKAIRPMKDGVIADFYVTEKMLQHFIKQVHENNFLRPSPRVLVCVPVGATQVERRAIRESAMSAGAREVFLIEEPMAAAIGAGLPVSEATGSMVVDIGGGTTEVAVISLNGVVYSSSVRIGGDRFDEAIINYVRRNYGSLIGEATAERIKHEIGAAYPGEEMVEIEVRGRNLAEGVPRSFTLNSNEILEALQEPLTGIVSAVMVALEQCPPELASDISERGMVLTGGGALLKDLDRLLMEETGIPVVVADDPLTCVARGGGKALEMIDIHGGDIFSEE; this is encoded by the coding sequence ATGTTCAAAAAACTCCGCGGTCTTTTCTCCAACGATCTCTCCATCGATCTCGGTACCGCCAACACCCTTATCTACGTCCGTGAAAAAGGCATAGTCCTCAACGAGCCCTCAGTCGTCGCCATCCGCCAGGAACGTGCCGGTGGGCCCAAGTCGGTCGCCGCCGTCGGCCATGCCGCCAAGCAGATGCTGGGCCGTACCCCCGGCAACATCAAGGCGATCCGCCCCATGAAGGACGGCGTCATCGCCGACTTCTACGTCACCGAGAAGATGCTGCAGCACTTCATCAAGCAGGTGCACGAGAACAACTTCCTGCGCCCCAGCCCCCGTGTGCTGGTGTGCGTGCCGGTCGGTGCCACCCAGGTGGAGCGCCGCGCCATCCGCGAATCGGCCATGAGCGCGGGTGCCCGCGAGGTGTTCCTCATCGAAGAACCCATGGCCGCCGCCATAGGTGCCGGCCTGCCGGTATCCGAGGCCACCGGCTCCATGGTGGTGGACATCGGTGGTGGTACCACAGAAGTGGCCGTCATCTCCCTGAACGGCGTCGTCTACAGCTCCTCGGTGCGCATCGGCGGTGACCGCTTCGACGAAGCCATCATCAACTATGTGCGCCGCAACTACGGCTCCCTGATCGGCGAGGCCACCGCCGAGCGCATCAAGCATGAGATCGGCGCCGCCTACCCCGGCGAGGAGATGGTGGAGATCGAAGTGCGCGGCCGTAACCTGGCCGAGGGCGTGCCCCGCAGCTTCACCCTCAACTCCAACGAGATCCTCGAGGCCCTGCAAGAGCCCCTGACCGGCATCGTCAGCGCCGTCATGGTGGCTTTGGAGCAATGCCCCCCCGAACTGGCCTCCGACATCTCCGAGCGCGGCATGGTGCTGACCGGCGGTGGTGCCCTCTTGAAGGACCTCGACCGCCTGCTGATGGAAGAGACCGGCATCCCCGTGGTGGTGGCCGACGATCCCCTGACCTGTGTGGCCCGTGGCGGCGGCAAGGCCCTGGAGATGATCGACATCCACGGCGGCGACATCTTCAGCGAAGAATGA
- the mreC gene encoding rod shape-determining protein MreC: MKPIFSRGPSLQWRVLLLVLASFAIIFLDHWQHRFDGARFYLNSLVTPIQYLADAPSRLLRWSSEALTSRRHLQEENASLKEQLLLQSERLQHLAFLQEENNQLRALLGSQARAEARKLVAEVMTVDSDPFSQQIMLNKGRNDGVFEGQPVLDAQGLVGQVINVGPSSSRVLLITDATHAIPVRVARNGIRAIASGTGQLDELSLNHVPHRSDIKTGDLLLSSGLGGRFPEGYPVAKVTSVYSDEGKPFAQVLAEPLAQLDRLRYLLLIWPGQQQVQAKGGDGKEASQ; encoded by the coding sequence ATGAAGCCGATATTCTCCCGGGGGCCATCCCTGCAGTGGCGTGTGCTGCTGCTGGTTCTGGCCTCCTTCGCCATCATTTTCCTCGACCATTGGCAGCATCGCTTCGATGGGGCCCGCTTCTACCTCAATTCCCTGGTCACCCCCATCCAGTACCTGGCCGACGCCCCCAGCCGCCTGTTGCGCTGGAGCTCAGAGGCCCTCACCAGCCGCCGCCACCTCCAGGAGGAGAACGCCAGCCTTAAGGAACAGCTGTTGCTGCAATCCGAGCGGCTCCAGCACCTGGCCTTCCTGCAGGAAGAAAACAACCAGCTGCGGGCCCTGCTGGGCTCCCAGGCCAGGGCCGAGGCGCGCAAGCTGGTGGCCGAGGTGATGACGGTGGACTCGGACCCCTTCAGCCAGCAGATCATGCTCAACAAGGGCCGCAACGACGGCGTCTTCGAAGGCCAACCTGTGCTGGACGCCCAGGGATTGGTGGGGCAGGTGATCAACGTCGGCCCCAGCTCCAGCCGGGTGCTGTTGATCACCGACGCCACCCACGCCATACCGGTGCGGGTGGCCCGTAACGGCATCCGCGCCATCGCCTCGGGCACGGGCCAGCTGGACGAGCTCAGCCTCAACCATGTGCCCCACCGCTCCGACATCAAGACCGGTGACCTGCTGCTGTCCTCAGGCCTCGGCGGCCGCTTCCCCGAGGGCTACCCCGTGGCCAAGGTCACCTCCGTCTATTCCGACGAGGGCAAGCCCTTCGCCCAGGTACTGGCCGAGCCCCTGGCCCAACTGGACAGGCTGCGTTACCTGCTGCTGATCTGGCCAGGCCAGCAACAGGTCCAGGCCAAGGGCGGTGACGGCAAGGAGGCCAGCCAATGA
- the mreD gene encoding rod shape-determining protein MreD, whose product MNLLVIGLSLLAAMVLAMLPMPLLVDPFRPDWLLLVLLYWTMALPHRVSVGSAWLCGLVMDILLGSTLGIHAMALSLVIYLAALNFQKIRNFSLWQQSAIVAMLAGIKLLLVFWAEHLINGVVITGQYFWPMLTSAAMWFWLFPLLRRLRRRFRIR is encoded by the coding sequence ATGAACCTGCTGGTGATAGGGCTTTCCCTGCTGGCGGCCATGGTGCTGGCCATGCTGCCCATGCCCCTGCTGGTGGACCCCTTCAGGCCCGACTGGCTGCTGTTGGTGCTGCTCTACTGGACCATGGCGCTGCCGCACAGGGTCAGCGTCGGCAGCGCCTGGCTCTGTGGCCTGGTGATGGACATACTGCTGGGCTCGACCCTGGGCATCCACGCCATGGCCCTGAGCCTGGTGATCTACCTGGCGGCCCTCAATTTCCAGAAGATCCGCAACTTTTCCCTCTGGCAGCAGTCCGCCATAGTGGCGATGCTGGCGGGCATCAAGCTGCTGCTGGTGTTTTGGGCAGAGCACCTGATCAACGGCGTGGTGATCACCGGCCAGTATTTCTGGCCCATGCTGACCAGCGCCGCCATGTGGTTCTGGCTCTTCCCCCTGCTGCGCCGCCTGCGCCGCCGTTTCCGGATCCGCTGA
- a CDS encoding Maf family protein encodes MTKEALYLASSSPRRQSLLTLLDHPFEVLPVAVDERPLPGEAPLALVERLARLKAEAGAAVAPEPRPVLGSDTLGELDGVLLVKPEDQADFTRMMKSMSGRSHLIHTAIAFSDGKRTLSQVVTSTVTFRELSDSEIATYWHSGEPADKAGGYGIQGRGGRFVSHLAGSYFAVVGLPLMETERLLQAFLGKENP; translated from the coding sequence ATGACCAAAGAAGCCCTGTACCTGGCGTCCAGCTCGCCCCGGCGCCAGTCCTTGCTGACCTTGCTCGACCACCCCTTCGAGGTGTTGCCGGTGGCGGTGGACGAGCGCCCGTTGCCTGGCGAGGCCCCCCTGGCCCTGGTGGAGCGGCTGGCCCGCTTGAAGGCCGAGGCCGGCGCCGCCGTCGCCCCCGAACCCCGGCCAGTACTGGGCTCGGACACCCTGGGGGAACTGGACGGTGTGTTGCTGGTCAAGCCCGAGGACCAGGCCGACTTCACCCGCATGATGAAATCCATGTCCGGGCGCAGCCACCTGATCCACACCGCCATCGCCTTTTCTGACGGCAAGCGCACCCTGTCCCAGGTGGTCACCAGCACAGTGACTTTTAGGGAACTGAGCGACAGCGAAATCGCCACCTACTGGCACAGCGGCGAACCCGCCGACAAGGCCGGCGGCTACGGCATCCAGGGCCGGGGCGGGCGCTTCGTCAGCCACTTGGCCGGCAGCTATTTCGCCGTGGTAGGCTTACCCTTGATGGAAACGGAGCGCCTGCTCCAGGCCTTCCTCGGCAAGGAGAACCCATGA
- the rng gene encoding ribonuclease G: MTVELLINTTPSETRVALVETGILQELHIERAAKRGLVGNIYKGRVSRVLPGMQAAFVDIGLDKAAFLHASDIIPPGVGLDEEDLRPFQTGDIARLVHEGQDIVVQVVKDPLGTKGARLTTDITLPSRYLVFMPGATHVGVSQRIENEEERTRLKELVEPFCDGSGGFIVRTAAEGVGEREFKEDAAFLRRLWKKIEERRARSSTRTMLYEELSLAHRILRDFVGTEMDRIRVDSKLTFESLKAFCDEFVPELGRVLEYYAGERPIFDLFDVENEIQRALDRKVELKSGGYLIIDQTEAMTTIDINTGAFVGRRNLEETIFNTNVEATQAIARQLRLRNLGGIIIIDFIDMQDDDHKRRVLQSLEQALVKDRAKTSVNGFSALGLVEMTRKRTRESLEHILCGECPACKGRGRVKTVETVCFEVLREILRVNRAYDADKFVVYASPKVAEALADDESHALAELEVFMGKQVKIQGEPLYNQDQFDVVMM, from the coding sequence ATGACAGTCGAGTTGCTGATCAACACCACCCCCTCGGAGACCCGGGTCGCCCTGGTGGAGACCGGCATACTGCAGGAGCTGCACATAGAGCGGGCCGCCAAGCGCGGCCTGGTGGGCAACATCTATAAGGGGCGGGTCAGCCGGGTGCTGCCCGGCATGCAGGCCGCCTTCGTCGACATAGGCCTGGACAAGGCCGCCTTCCTCCACGCCTCCGACATCATTCCCCCCGGGGTCGGCCTGGACGAAGAAGACCTGCGCCCCTTCCAGACCGGCGACATAGCCCGGTTGGTGCACGAGGGCCAGGACATAGTGGTGCAGGTGGTCAAGGATCCCCTGGGCACCAAGGGCGCCCGCCTCACCACCGACATCACGCTGCCGTCCCGCTACCTGGTGTTCATGCCCGGCGCTACCCATGTGGGGGTGTCCCAGCGCATCGAGAACGAAGAGGAGCGCACCCGCCTCAAGGAGCTGGTGGAGCCCTTCTGTGACGGCAGCGGCGGCTTCATAGTCCGCACCGCCGCCGAAGGGGTAGGGGAGCGGGAATTCAAGGAAGACGCCGCCTTCCTGCGCCGGCTCTGGAAGAAGATCGAAGAGCGCCGCGCCCGCAGCAGCACCCGCACCATGCTCTACGAGGAGCTGAGCCTGGCCCACCGCATACTGCGCGACTTCGTGGGCACAGAGATGGACAGGATCCGCGTCGATTCCAAGCTCACCTTCGAGAGCCTCAAGGCCTTCTGCGACGAGTTCGTGCCCGAGCTTGGCCGGGTGCTGGAGTACTACGCCGGCGAGCGGCCCATCTTCGACCTCTTCGACGTGGAGAACGAGATACAGCGGGCCCTGGACCGCAAGGTGGAGCTCAAATCCGGCGGCTACCTGATCATCGACCAGACCGAAGCCATGACCACCATCGACATCAACACCGGTGCTTTCGTGGGCAGGCGCAACCTGGAAGAGACCATCTTCAACACCAACGTCGAGGCCACCCAGGCCATAGCCCGCCAGCTGCGGCTGCGCAACCTCGGCGGCATCATCATCATCGACTTCATCGACATGCAGGACGACGACCACAAGCGCCGGGTGCTGCAGAGCCTGGAGCAGGCGCTGGTCAAGGACAGGGCCAAGACCTCGGTCAACGGCTTCTCGGCCCTCGGCCTGGTGGAGATGACCCGCAAGCGCACCCGCGAGAGCCTGGAGCACATCCTCTGCGGCGAATGCCCGGCCTGCAAGGGCCGCGGCCGGGTCAAGACAGTGGAGACCGTCTGCTTCGAGGTGCTGCGGGAGATCCTGAGGGTCAACCGCGCCTATGACGCCGACAAGTTCGTGGTCTACGCCTCCCCCAAGGTGGCCGAGGCCCTGGCGGACGACGAGTCCCATGCCCTGGCCGAGCTGGAGGTGTTCATGGGCAAGCAGGTCAAGATCCAGGGCGAGCCTCTCTATAACCAAGACCAGTTCGACGTGGTGATGATGTAG